The following are encoded together in the Streptomyces tsukubensis genome:
- a CDS encoding SsgA family sporulation/cell division regulator — translation MDTVVERELELKLILSPERSVAVPARLSYRTGDPYAVHIAFHVGSAQAVHWTFARELLVEGVFRPSGHGDVRVWPTRVERRDVVLMALSSPDGEALLEAPAMAVSAWLERTLRVVPPGSEAAGLGIDDGLNALLTPLPADDLWLRDPWPSDESPEGE, via the coding sequence ATGGACACCGTGGTGGAACGCGAACTCGAACTCAAGCTGATCCTGTCGCCCGAACGCAGCGTGGCCGTACCCGCACGGCTGAGTTACCGCACGGGTGACCCCTACGCCGTACACATCGCCTTCCATGTCGGCTCCGCGCAGGCCGTCCACTGGACCTTCGCGCGTGAACTCCTCGTCGAGGGCGTGTTCAGGCCCAGCGGCCACGGCGATGTGCGGGTCTGGCCGACGCGGGTGGAGCGGCGTGACGTCGTACTGATGGCGCTGAGTTCGCCGGACGGTGAGGCGCTGCTCGAAGCGCCCGCCATGGCCGTCTCCGCCTGGCTGGAGCGGACCCTGCGGGTGGTCCCGCCGGGCTCGGAGGCGGCGGGTCTCGGCATTGACGACGGTCTGAACGCACTGCTCACCCCGCTGCCCGCCGACGACCTGTGGCTCCGCGACCCGTGGCCGTCCGACGAGTCGCCCGAGGGCGAGTGA
- a CDS encoding FAD-binding oxidoreductase, with protein sequence MTDLLEALREGLPAQAVITDPDVTATYAHDMASFCEAGTPAVVVLPRTVEQVQHVMRTATALRVPVVPQGARTGLSGAANASDGCVVLSLVKMDRILEIDIVDRIAVVEPGVVNATLSRAVEQHGLCYPPDPSSWEECTIGGNIGTASGGLCCVKYGVTAEYVLGLEVVLADGRLLKTGRRTAKGVAGYDLTRLFVGSEGSLGIVVKAVLALKPAPPLQLALAAEFPSTAAACEAVCAIMAAGHAPSLLELMDNTTIRAVNDMASMGLPETTQALLLAAFDTPDPAADLTALGALCTEAGATQVVPAETPAESELLLQARRLALVALEAVKGTTMIDDVCVPRTRLGELLRSIDRIADKYGLTIGVCAHAGDGNTHPTVCFDAADEDEARRAHESFDEIMALGLELGGTITGEHGVGVLKKEWLARELGPVGVELQRGIKATFDPLGILNPGKVL encoded by the coding sequence ATGACCGACCTTCTCGAAGCGCTGCGCGAGGGCCTGCCCGCCCAAGCGGTCATCACCGACCCGGACGTCACCGCCACCTACGCGCACGACATGGCGAGCTTCTGCGAAGCGGGCACCCCCGCCGTCGTCGTGCTGCCCCGTACCGTCGAGCAGGTCCAGCACGTCATGCGCACCGCCACCGCGCTGCGCGTCCCCGTCGTACCCCAGGGGGCGCGCACCGGACTCTCCGGCGCGGCCAACGCCTCCGACGGCTGTGTCGTGCTCTCCCTGGTGAAGATGGACCGGATCCTGGAGATCGACATCGTCGACCGGATCGCCGTCGTCGAGCCCGGCGTCGTCAACGCGACCCTCTCCCGCGCCGTGGAACAACACGGCCTGTGCTACCCGCCCGACCCGTCGAGCTGGGAGGAGTGCACCATCGGCGGCAACATCGGCACCGCCTCCGGTGGCCTGTGCTGCGTCAAGTACGGCGTCACCGCCGAGTACGTCCTCGGCCTCGAAGTGGTCCTCGCCGACGGCCGCCTGCTGAAGACGGGCCGCCGTACGGCCAAGGGTGTCGCGGGCTACGACCTCACCCGCCTCTTCGTCGGCTCGGAAGGCAGTCTGGGCATCGTCGTCAAGGCCGTACTCGCCCTCAAGCCCGCGCCACCGCTTCAGCTCGCCCTCGCGGCCGAGTTCCCCTCCACCGCCGCCGCCTGCGAGGCGGTCTGCGCCATCATGGCCGCCGGGCACGCCCCCTCCCTGCTCGAACTCATGGACAACACGACCATCAGGGCCGTCAACGACATGGCATCCATGGGCCTGCCCGAGACCACCCAGGCCCTGCTCCTCGCGGCCTTCGACACCCCGGACCCGGCCGCGGACCTCACCGCACTCGGCGCCCTGTGCACCGAGGCGGGCGCCACCCAGGTCGTCCCCGCCGAGACCCCGGCCGAATCCGAACTCCTGCTCCAGGCAAGGCGGCTGGCGCTGGTCGCGCTTGAGGCGGTCAAGGGCACGACGATGATCGACGACGTGTGCGTGCCCCGCACCCGGCTCGGCGAACTGCTCCGGTCCATCGACCGGATCGCCGACAAGTACGGCCTCACGATCGGTGTCTGCGCGCACGCGGGCGACGGCAACACCCACCCCACCGTCTGCTTCGACGCGGCGGACGAGGACGAGGCCAGACGCGCCCACGAGTCCTTCGACGAGATCATGGCGCTCGGCCTGGAACTCGGCGGCACCATCACCGGCGAACACGGCGTGGGCGTCCTGAAGAAGGAGTGGCTGGCCCGTGAACTCGGCCCCGTCGGAGTGGAACTCCAGCGCGGCATCAAGGCCACCTTCGACCCGCTGGGCATCCTGAATCCCGGCAAGGTGCTGTGA